A genome region from Pyrenophora tritici-repentis strain M4 chromosome 9, whole genome shotgun sequence includes the following:
- a CDS encoding Dimer-Tnp-hAT domain containing protein, protein MPLRNLKRAAEGTPGPHGPHKRAKTAKGSASQPILMDDSQPELSIRTSPRKALAAAASQATEDAPFESQLRDAIPEATIQPPAEGSRAATEATSEAIEGGDDTGFDDEFTDNFDGIDWKRLPRFTKPLRTLKRNKSWVYQYGYRVASLREPHRTFFVCKYCHHRKIFCAYPEVTKSTSNAINHLAQKLLGHGYDRKGKLDSITLPRGQTTLKMMTEGGVDVPQGVANELGNFDVQRFRYAAVTWLVDNNHPLREFETPAFRQMIEFANPEAADALWVSHNSVASFVMRLYRYMEPQVVQMLSSAISKIHISFDGWTTKGGKRGFFGVVAHFADADGTIRDLPIALPQLTGAHTGERIAEVVGNIIDVFGITRSQLGYFVLDNAYANDTAVTKLAQRFEFTASHHRLRCGPHTLNLVGQMIIFGFDKDAYDNDQDEHKTEAAYLQEWRQQGPLGVLIDIINYIQTPQQHDLFADCQRRVNAKAPDQKQEILEPVKPVVTRWNSFHDTFVRAAKLHNAVDEYAQSHIERTMGADAYARSRNNKLTKVPAWMRSNGLTADDWAVITQYISVLEPLKEATKRLEARGKAGRFGAIYEVIPVFEAVLAVYEQLLKNHESVDYNANSAPEDHLPINLRAAWAKLNAYYTKLDESPTYFAATCLHPYYKNYCENSWRDKPSWLEANNAGLKQLWAFYKPQIQRQSRPPVRLSSGINDAINALVNAEPYGIVEVTEMDELERWRRFELRWTQEQFEQGSNPVSYWISLRPKYPNLARMAIDILTIPASSCECERLFSELGDLLEPRRRKIGSQLLAAIQCIRSWRDAGFKPPSDYNSGDVTDAEVAAIYEICKWDSEA, encoded by the coding sequence ATGCCGCTTCGTAACCTAAAACGCGCCGCCGAGGGCACCCCCGGCCCCCACGGCCCCCACAAGCGCGCCAAAACAGCTAAAGGCAGTGCATCGCAGCCTATCCTGATGGACGATTCGCAGCCTGAGCTGTCTATCCGCACCTCGCCACGTAAAGccctagctgctgcagcaaGCCAGGCCACCGAAGACGCGCCGTTCGAGTCGCAGTTGCGCGACGCTATACCAGAAGCTACTATACAACCGCCGGCCGAGGGTAGTAGGGCTGCTACGGAGGCTACAAGTGAGGCTATCGAAGGCGGGGATGATACTGGCTTTGATGACGAGTTTACGgacaactttgacggcattgatTGGAAGCGTTTACCGCGTTTTACGAAGCCGCTGCGTACGTTGAAGCGCAACAAAAGTTGGGTATATCAGTACGGTTACCGCGTTGCCTCTCTCCGTGAGCCTCATCGTACGTTCTTTGtttgcaaatactgccatcATCGTAAGATCTTTTGCGCCTATCCAGAGGTTACAAAGTCGACCAGTAACGCTATCAACCACCTCGCGCAGAAGCTACTTGGCCACGGCTACGATCGCAAGGGCAAACTGGATTCGATTACACTACCGCGAGGCCAAACGACGCTTAAGATGATGACCGAGGGCGGTGTCGATGTACCTCAAGGCGTCGCTAACGAGCTcggaaacttcgacgtacagcGCTTTCGATACGCCGCTGTTACGTGGCTTGTCGACAATAACCACCCTCTCCGCGAGTTCGAAACGCCTGCGTTTAGGCAGATGATAGAGTTTGCCAACCCGGAGGCAGCTGACGCGCTGTGGGTAAGTCACAACAGTGTAGCTAGCTTCGTGATGAGGCTGTATCGCTATATGGAGCCGCAGGTTGTTCAGATGCTCTCGTCGGCTATTAGTAAaatccatataagcttcgatggctggacgacaaaaggcggcaagcgcggcttctttggagttgTTGCTCATTTTGCTGACGCCGACGGCACTATCAGGGACCTACCTAtcgcgctgcctcagcttacgggcgcccacacgggcgagaggatagctgAAGTTGTTGGCAATATAATCGATGTCTTCGGTATAACACGTAGCCAGcttgggtactttgtgctcgacaACGCGTACGCTAACGACACCGCCGTCACCAAACTCGCCCAACGCTTTGAATTTACAGCAAGCCAtcaccgcctccgctgcggccctcacacacTTAACTTAGTCGGACAGATGATTATCTTCGGCTTTGATAAGGACGCGTACGATAATGATCAGGACGAGCACAAAACAGAGGCAGCCTACCTACAAGAATGGCGGCAGCAAGGTCCGCTTGGTGTACTaatcgatatcatcaacTACATCCAAACACCGCAACAACACGATCTTTTTGCCGATTGCCAGCGCCGTGTTAACGCTAAGGCTCCCGACCAAAAGCAGGAAATACTCGAGCCGGTAAAGCCAGTCGTCACGCGCTGGAACAGCTTTCACGACACCTTTGTACGCGCCGCAAAACTCCATAACGCCGTTGATGAGTACGCCCAAAGCCACATCGAAAGGACGATGGGCGCCGACGCGTACGCGCGTAGCCGTAACAATAAGCTCACTAAAGTACCAGCTTGGATGAGATCTAATGGGCTTACGGCTGACGATTGGGCGGTAATAACCCAGTATATATCAGTGTTGGAGCCGCTAAAGGAGGCgacaaaacggcttgaagctCGCGGTAAAGCTGGCCGTTTCGGCGCGATATACGAGGTTATACCTGTCTTCGAAGCTGTACTTGCCGTGTACGAGCAGCTACTTAAAAACCACGAAAGCGTCGACTATAATGCCAATAGCGCGCCAGAAGATCACCTTCCTATCAACCTACGCGCAGCTTGGGCAAAGCTTAACGCGTATTACACTAAGCTCGACGAATCACCCACATACTTTGCcgctacctgcctccacccatactacaagaactactgtgagaacagctggcgcgacaaaccgaGCTGGCTTGAGGCAAACAACGCTGGGTTGAAACAACTTTGGGCGTTCTATAAGCCGCAAATACAGCGCCAAAGTCGCCCACCAGTGCGGCTCTCAAGCGGTATCAacgacgccatcaacgcgcTCGTTAATGCGGAGCCTTATGGCATTGTTGAGGTGACAGAGATGGATGAGCTGGAGCGTTGGCGACGGTTTGAACTCCGctggacgcaggagcagttcGAACAAGGTAGTAATCCTGTTAGCTATTGGATAAGCCTACGCCCAAAGTATCCTAACCTAGCGCGTATGGCGATCGATATATTAACAATACCAGCCTCAAGTTGTGAGTGCGAGCGGCTGTTCAGCGAGCTCGGTGAT